A genome region from Corynebacterium uberis includes the following:
- a CDS encoding NAD(P)-dependent oxidoreductase, giving the protein MKIIVVGAAGQAGSRIVAEAVDRGHEVTAVTRREVDTPAQHALVKDAFDLSAADIKGADVVVDALSFPNDPTQHVPSVEVLADAAAAAGARLLVVGGAGSLFVDAEHTRMLAQTPEFPAEFLATAEGQIKQLAALRERDDVDWTFISPAADFRADGPRTGNYQLAGEEFTTNAAGESVISYADYASGLVDEAERTGDAAHRRARVSLLGS; this is encoded by the coding sequence ATGAAGATCATCGTCGTCGGAGCCGCAGGCCAGGCGGGTAGCCGCATCGTCGCCGAGGCGGTGGATCGCGGCCACGAGGTCACCGCCGTAACCCGCCGCGAGGTGGACACCCCCGCCCAGCACGCCCTGGTCAAGGACGCCTTTGACCTCAGCGCCGCCGACATAAAGGGCGCGGATGTGGTGGTCGATGCGCTGAGCTTCCCGAATGACCCGACCCAGCATGTGCCCAGCGTGGAGGTGCTTGCCGACGCCGCCGCAGCCGCCGGGGCACGCCTGCTCGTCGTCGGCGGTGCGGGCAGCCTCTTCGTTGATGCGGAGCACACGCGCATGCTGGCGCAGACCCCGGAGTTTCCGGCGGAGTTCCTGGCCACGGCCGAGGGCCAGATCAAGCAGCTGGCCGCCTTGCGGGAGCGTGACGACGTGGACTGGACGTTTATCAGCCCGGCCGCGGACTTCCGGGCGGACGGCCCGCGCACGGGCAACTACCAGCTGGCAGGCGAGGAGTTCACCACCAACGCGGCCGGGGAGTCGGTGATTTCTTACGCGGACTATGCCAGCGGCCTGGTCGATGAGGCCGAGCGCACGGGGGATGCGGCGCATCGGCGTGCGCGCGTCTCGCTGTTGGGGAGCTAG